The following DNA comes from Harpia harpyja isolate bHarHar1 chromosome 20, bHarHar1 primary haplotype, whole genome shotgun sequence.
CTTCATCAGTGCTAATTGGCCAGGTTTGTGTCTGCGCATTTCCCTTCCCAGTTTTTGCAGAGCCCTTGGGCGATTTTAGTGCaacagagaggagaaacaaaatgaaactcaATACACATCCTCACACTGCGCACATCCTTACACTGACACCAGCAGCTGGGGACATGATGGGGCTCAGGGCATCTGGGAGGCTGTGGGCTCCTGAAGTCAGACCCACACccgcagctctgcagagcctctttgctCCCCACCAGCAGTGGCCATCACCCAGGTGGGGACCCACTGGCCTGACCATCCCCTCTTCTTCCACCACCACCCAGCTCCAGGTGCCCGGTGGCATCACCGGCAAACTGGGCAGCAATGTCCAGTGCCCTGGGACGATGCCACCCCGACTAGGGCAGGTGCTGGGGACAGCCCATGGGTGGCACCTGGATGTGCTTAGCCCTGGTCCCCATTAGCAGTGAGTCGATGTGATTGATCCCCATCGTCATCCCCCTGGACCTGTCCCTAACACGCTCCAGGTACTCCAGTGTGGGAGGGACAGTGGCCCCCAGGGCCGGGGGCAGAGGGCACGGCGTGACAGGGGTCCCACAGCACCAGGCCCCTGCCCTGACACCAGCCTGACCCCCGGACCCTCCCCTGTGGTCTGGGACCGCCTGCCCCAAAGGAGGATGCTCTGGTTGGAACcccctctggggggggggggtgtgcgcacacgcgtgtgcatgCGTGTGATCAGTGCTGTCCTCGTgcacagggaggggagaagggttGACTCTGAGGGGCGCAGgggaatgtgtgtgtggggggggtgtcccctaTGAGGTGCATGGGGATTTCCAGGGGTCTTTGCGGGAGTgcagtgggatttggggggggataGGTGTCTCTGTGGGGTGCAGGGGATTTGGGGAGTGTCTGTCAGTCTgcaagggggttttgggggggtggtctCTGCATGTTAGGGTAGTcttggggtggtggggggtgtggaggccacagagctgcagcctggacggaggcactgggggggggctGAATGGGAATAcggcgggggggggctgagccctgcgCTCCTGGAGCCTCCTGCGTGCTGCTAATGTGGGGGGGACTAGCTCCAGtcccctccccctgcctcccgggttatgtctgtctgtctgtctgccgggactgctctgtctcctcctcctccaccctccccctcacatctgggcagcagcagctgcttatttttttcctccacggTTGTGACACCCCAAGTCACAGGACGTTTCTCCCTGGCCTGTGTTAGACCCCCCCGCAGGGAGAGGGCGGGGGGCTCGCCTTGGCCAGGGGACCCCGGGCACGGTGCCTGactccccccatctccccccccccaagcgcAGAGAGGGGAGCCCAGGCACCACAAAAAGCAGATCACCtcggggctggggaagggagaacagATCCCTGCCAGTGATGGGGAAGGGCAACTGGATCCCctcaggctggggaaggggctgtagCTGTGGACACCGCGGTCCCCTCAGTGGGGTGTGCCAGGGTctgccctgcccttccccaaAAACACCAGCCAGAGCACATCAGTGCCACCCATGGCCGTGTCACGCTCAGACCAAAGGCCTGGGGGGGACCTAAGGACAGAGGTGTCCCAAGAGCATCCCCGCTGCTGGAGCCAAGCTGGGgctgaacacccccccccccccacccccccccccccccagcagcctcgGGACAGTGGCAGCATTGGGATGGACAGGCCCCATCTGTGCCCCCCTCTTCCCAttggaaaaaataccatttattcagaagaaaacattttattatttttttttcccaaagaaaaaaagcaatataaatattAGAGTATAAAACTTGCGTGTAACACATTGACGTTGGTCTATATGGGTATAAGAAGGATATAagcatatatataatatatagtaTAATTCAATATTAGACACATTGAAAGGGCAAACGTGTTTCATTTCACGTACACTCGGAGCACAGACCACATGGAAAGAAGATACAGAGAAAATTGAAAATACTGGTGTCCACAAGTTAGTTACCGAGATTAAAAATAACACGCCACTAAATACACGACACTCACTACGCTACCTCAGAttgcagattaaaaagaaatataaagactACGATTCAGCTACAGCATTTCTAGAGAGGGGCAGGTGGCAGCTGCAGGGGACAGGGTGGGAATCGCTCCCAGCGCAGCCAGTGCCGGAGGTGGCTGGATCCGGATGAAACACGGTGGATGCTCCTGCTGccctgggtttggggagggggtggtggtggggtgatGGCTGCCATGCCGGAGCCTGGCTGAGAGGGATGGATCTGCTCAGGTGAGTTACGTGTTAgtgattaaaaagggaaaaaacaacacGCACACCCTGGGAAACCCAGCGCGGCTGCTTCCTGGCCACCCCGCAGCCCCTCTCCTCGCTCTGGCTACACCAAGTCCCCCTCTGCCTTCCTGGGGGGACTCAGAGCTGCTTTGATATGGGAAGCCGGCCTGGTGCAAGGGTGATGGTGACGTGGAGAAATTCTATTCCTCATCCTTCGATTCCATCCACAGGTTGGAAAGCCCAAAGCCAGCAGgagcatcacctcctccaggctgGCCTGGCGTGGTCCCATGTGACGCCTCCCCCCTTGTTGCCCCGGCTTCCCAGCTTTGCAGCATCACCCCACGTTCACCCCCAGCTCTCGGGTACCTTCTCTGGCTCTGGTCCCCAAACACCACCAAACCAACCATCACTTACTCAGTCACCAACTCTGCACCAAAGCCATGCACCAGCAGCTCCGCAGATCTCGCCTCTTTGAGTGAGACCCCAAATAACCCTTATTTGGGGTCTATACCCCAAATAAGAAGCAATGAGTTTCCCTATCCTGCTTGACTGatcccaccccccaccctcccccaagGCAGCCCCAGCGCAAAGGCTTGGGCAGCAGCCGGCGCATTCACACCACACTGCGTGGGCATGCGAGGACTTCTCTGGGTCCGTGGAGCTAACTGCGCTAGTGCAGGTGTGAGGTGAAGGACATGCATGCAGACATGGTGTGCAGAAACATGAAGCATCCTCCCCTGGTGCCCTTGGCAGGAACTCAGCCAGATGGCTGCCTGGCCACAGGGGAGCGAGACTCTCTCAGCTTTAATTCCAGAAGAACATTAActgtacatataaatatttactgCAAAGAAGGGATGAGATGTGTCTGCTCTTCGGAGACCCCTAGAACCACTGGGGCAGCTGCTGCACACCTTCACATGCTCCTCATTGAATTCCCTACCTCTCAGACAtcaggagggggtttttttgtctcatATTTCAGGCCATTGGTggttgcactttttaaaaaaaaaaatgttgaggaTGCAGCTTTGCCTTATTCCCTTTGACTCATGCAATATaaacacttacttttttttcccaggtaacaGGTAAGCAGGAACTGAAGCACTCCCTACCAACTTCTCAGCAACAAATCCATCGCTATCATTAACTGAGGGTGAATTTTACTAATGGAAAGTTTAAGAGCAAAGATTTGGAGCATGGGCTCTAAGCTAGGAActgccttttcctttcaaaaaaaatgaCTGAAGGTCTATAAATTAAAAGATCCGCATTAAAATTATTTACACTGGGCAAAGCCGAGCACAAGCCTTGTGCCTTTCTTGGACTATCTGGGAACAAATCGGATCCAAAGATGTGGCAAAAGACCTTCCACCCTTGCATATTCTAATACCCGAGGGATCGTATAAAACATTAGCAAGTATTCACAGGGCACTTGTTTGTGTTCGGTTTAGCTTCTGGATTGGTTTTCATCATGAGATCTAACAGCAGCGAGACCCTGCTCCTAGCTCTGATGATGATGAGATACATTCGCAGCATTTCCTACTTTttgcatcacaaaaaaaaaaaaaagaaatcacattcgTCCTCCGGCCTGGGCTGTGGTTTGGGGGAGTGCTGGAGCCGGCTGCCCTGTAGCTCTAAGGTCTCCTTCTTCTTCTCtacttcttctccttcttcccgGATTTCTTCTTGTTGCCTCCCGAGGAACCGGCGCTCTTGGCGTCGCGCTTGCCAGCAGCGTTGGTGAGGGTGGCGGTGCTGCCCGGGATATAGACATTCTGCCGGTAATCAGGGACGTGCTGCAGGGTGAACTGGGGGCCATAGCGGGCGCTCAGCCCCATGGTGCCCGTCCCGCCGCCCAGGGTTGAGTTGCCATCAGCAGCTTCTGTGGGGGACACCGGAGGAGGGGACAAAAAAGAAGGTCAGGTTGTTAGTGCTGGCCAGAGCCCACCCCAAGCCCCAGCAGCCCCGAAAGGCTCTCACTGGGTGTCAAACCCAGACCTCAGTGCCACCAACCTTCGCCCCCCCACCCGTCATTACCCTTCAGCACTACTGCTCCATGGGATAGCTGCAATGTGCGTACTGGGGAGCATGGCGCAGCCGGCACCAAAAATCCCTTGTTTCCATCTCACATCATTGTTAAAGGTTTGGTATTTGGGGCTGGAGGCTGGCCGGAGTAGGGCAACCTCTCCTCTGCCCTTAGCAGCGATGGGGCTGcctgtccctccctgcctgcctgacgctgtctgctctgcccccctccccggctgctgcCTCCGCAGAAAAACATCCCTCCCTCCGAAAGTGGCCCATTACAAACATATTGTACAGACATAACCATTAGTAATGCATTAAGGGAAatccaatatttatttttttttccactgcatttaaaaCCCTGCCCCCATTATTTCTCCAGCCAGGTTTATTCAGGCAGCAGAGCACATGAGCGAAGAAAATCCCTCCCCTGCAATACCACAAAATGGCTCTAGGAAGCCGAGCACGAAGCAATTCAATGCTGAAGCGTGTCCTACGGTCCAGatctgggagcagggggaggggaaggcaaaTTCATTCCTGTCGCTCTACAAAGCTCCAGCAAAGAGAGAGCAAGCGCAGGGGTGGGAAAAGGCACAGGGCCCCCCCGCAATGCTGGGGCACTGCTGGAAGATAGAGACCAGATGGAGACAGAGGGGATGCACAGAGGCAAGGGGAGAAATGAGCACAGCGGGGATGGCAGAGCACAAGCAATGCTGTTGCCATGAGCCGCTGTGGGAACTCGCTCCAGCGTGACTGCCCCTGCACAGCCCACCATGGGATCCTTGCACAGCCCTGCTCAGAAATTATTTGCTAAAGCCCTGTCTTTGCAGTGGATACTGTGGATCCCATTTCAGCCTTTTAACTGCTTCGTGCATGTGGCTATGATCACGCTCTCCTGGGAGGCTGGAGAAACCTACCAAGGGCACCTGAAGGGCCCAAGGGAGAGTCCGGGGCTACTGCTCCCTCCTTTCACAGGCAGAGAGACTGagggaataaagaaaaacaacGAGCAGAGAATGTGGGCTggtcccctcctttttttctgcttgctccAGACCAGATCTGTGCACGCCTCCGTGTTGCCTTTGCTTTCCCCTGAGCAGATGGAGGTGGCTAAGCCAGCCAGAAAGCTACACAAAAAGCTGGGCCACATCCCACCAGCCCCCCTGAAATATTGCTGTGTACACATCCCCTTGCAGAGGTCGGAAGTATTAAGCAACTGCAGTTTGAAAAGTTACAGCTGCtctgctggagcaggcagaggaaaacaCACATTGAGTCCGAAAACAGGCGAGATATTGTGCACGAAGGCCGGGGGACATGCAGGAGGGTGTAGAAACACAGCAAACCAGTGTGGGGAAATgccattttgctttctgctgtggaAGCATTCAGCGGCAGGAGAATTTTTCTACAGTCCCCATTAAATGGGTCCCAGACCTGGCAGGGCTTTGAGGACCTTGGTCTGGAGGAGGGCTGAAGGAGATGTGCGTATACAGTTAGTGATATTTATCTCTAATCCTCAGCCCACCTCATCAGCAACTTGTTTCATTAACAACCAACTCAACCCCATACCCATCAGGGTGTTATGAACGGGGACAGGATGGCTGGAGATGTGCTGTcaggccaggctgcagccagggGCCAGCTCGCAGGTGGACTATGACCTCTGGCAgtgaggcagatttttttttctgggctccTCCAGCTGGATACAGCCTGACTGGGGGCTTGGGCATCTTCTCCTGTGCCCTCACCACTGGGTACTGCTGCCATGCTTCCCTACTGGACCATCCCAGCTGCACCAGggcagtgaggaggctgggggatCCCAGCGGCATCCAGGACAACTGGTCCCTGTGAACTAGTTTGCAGTCACAGCACAGCTTTCATGGGGGAGAAAAAGCCACCCGTGAAGTTCCCAGCCTGCCTGTTGGTCCAGGGTAAGAGCAAAGGGCTGTTTCTAGGTAACATTGACATTAAGgctgaaaagaagagagaacaagaaCAATAGAGGTTTATAAATGGGCACAGAGCTGCTTTTGCCAAGCAGGGCACTTCAGCTCTTGTTGCTGGAAAGGTTACATTCAGCCTTTACCAGAACCCAGACATTATCCCAAACGATCCTGAGGACGAAAACAAGAATTTGGGCTTTGGCAAAAATAACCAGTTAGGGGCTCCATTGCCCTCATAAGCAAAGGGGAGGAGAGGCAAACTGGAGGCAGCCCTGGAGCacgtgctgctgcagctgctggtgggACTTTCAGGAGAACCCAATATAGCGCAtctgcccctgcctgcaggcagtggaGCTGGGGAGAAGGACCTCCTCAGGCTGCCTTTCCATCTGCTCTCCCACCATCTCATGGCACCCCTATAAATTCTCACTGGAAGCCAGAGTATTTTAAGGACAGAATGTCTGCCCTTTAGTGTCTGGTATCCTGGAGCATCGGTGCTCCTTGGTCTGTCGTAGCAGCTGCCTCTGTCCCTTCAGATGGCTCAAAACACTGGCTTTTCATATTGTTTCCAGCTGCAAGGGGGGAAGATCCAGAGGAAGGGAGACAGAAGCCCCACATCAGGGTCACAGCCCTGGGGGAAGCCAGCTCCCCAGGCACTCTGGCTTGGGAGGGTGATTTAACCATTGGGTAAGTGATTTAATCCTCAGAGCAACTGGATCGTGCAGGCTTGGCATGGCAGGGCCAGTTCTGCCTCTTGCTGAAGTGAAGGATAATCCCTGGCACAGGGTAAGGATGCAGGCAGAGCATCACCAGCCCCTTCCAGATGTTCATGGAGCAGAGCAGGATCAAAGGAACTTCTGCCTCCCAGGCAGTCTCTGCTCGGCACAGACTTGAGCATTGGCTTGATGTAGTGTGGTGGAAGTCAGCATCGACCGCTCTGCGCGGGACCAGCTCACACTTGGGAGGAGCGGGTAGGCAAAGAGCACACAGTGCTGTCACCTGTGTCACTGTGTCCCACCTGCCAGCCCAGAGCTCAGACAGAGACCAGCAGGTGACAGTAAGAGATAAGGATCATTTAAATAGCCAGGAAACATTACCCAAGGATGGGCAGCACAAAGCTTAATGGGCAATTAGCACTGCCCCTAATCAAAGCCTGCTCCAATCAACACTATTAATGAGTGAGAGCAGaaaaggggggcagggaggacagAGAGTAGGGGAGACATGAAAACACAGTGCTGGTGGAAAAAGCTTATGCTAtgtctccatccatccatccatccatccatccatccatccatccatccatccatccatccaagcAAGGGACCGGTGCGGGCAAGAGAAGGATGGAGAGCACGGAGCCATcctctccctggggctgcagcagggaaaacCCTTATCTAGCGGATGGATCTGATTTAAATTAACCCCCTGGGTGCACTGAAGCCGTGGGAGAGGTTAGGACTGTTTGAGACTTGTGGATTGGGGGAGATTTGCTGCAATAGGGCCCGGGGCTACGTGGAAGTCGGTGCTTAACCTGGAAGGGACCCGCTCATCTCTCTGGTCTTGGGGACTGCTGGAGCAGCAGTcagaaaaacagctttatttGCGAGCAAGGAAACCGGATCTGGAGGCACCGGCTGATGATAACCACGTGCAAGGCCGGAGGCTATTTTTCCATGGTCGTTTTTCAGAGCAGAGACACATTTTCgcattgtttctttcctttcagtgtaAACAACTCCCTTGCCCAAGACCTTCGTCCCCTTCCCCGGCCACGGCAGCTGTGTCTCCAGGCTGCCTGGtgtctgcagagcagcaaagttcagctgcagcagctttccaagaaagcAACACTAAAgccatccctcctcccccagaTTCCTTCTCTCCCAACAGCTCAAAGGAAACATCCTAAGCATTTTGCACAGGGTTTtatggctgtgctgctgcttctatttttaaatcaAGGGGGAAAAGACTTGGCAGTATTTATAAATAAAGGCTGTATGAAAACCAGGCTCTTTATCTGTAGTGCTGCACAGAGTGATAATTGCACTTCTTTTACATAAAGCCATGGAGACCACGGGTGCATGGGAacacccctccctgcccaccactTCCACGCAGCACAGCCATAAACCagaacaaaccaaccccaaataACCCAAACCCCAGCAACTACAACTGCAaagagccagcagcagccagtgggGCAAACCTTGGCGAGCCCACGGCTCGGTGGAGGGACCCGGTGTGAGCAGAAAGCACACACTGGCATCTCTGGACAGGAGGCTTGTTGCGGCTACTGTCAAGCATTTACTGTATTCCTGGTCCAGCCTCTAGCCACAAGCAAAGCTTCCAGGCTTCCTACCTCCTCGCCTTATGGCAAGTTGCAACACAGCAGACATTTCATTTACTGTGACTTTCTGAAGCCAAGTAGCTTACAACACATCTCAAGACTGGCTCTTTCATGTAACACAACCCTGTCACAAGCCAGATAACATTCTGTCTGGTACATAGATGATATAGTTTGGGTGGAAGAGGTACCCCTGTCTACAGCATGCCTGATGCTGATGGCTATCTGGTATCTCCTCTGTCTGAATCCTTCCCGACCCCTCTCCTCTGCAAGGCCGAGGAGAGAGACAGCAGTGCTTTTCCACCAGCATCTGTTGAAGAGGGACTTTTGAAGCCACCTCAGTCAATCCAGAAACATCAATCCCACCAGCCTCTTATCTAACAGCATGCATCTGAGATGTTTGCACGAGAGCAAGTGCCATAGTTTTTCCACACACAGTGGAGACCAACCGTTTGCTGAAGCCAGGATCATGGCTTGGAGCATCTCTGTGTCAAACTGGTTGTTCGGCCAGGCTCCACCTTCCTCTCCATTCTGGGAGctatgggaaaagaaaagaaacagcaagttACTAAAGCTCGGTCAGGAGGTGTGGGCTTGTCAGAGAGCGTAAGAAGCCAAGGCTGCGGGCTTGTCCACTGGTGGAGAGGAGTTTGCAGGCTTTAAATCCTTCTATTACATAACACTTAAGAGTCAAGACACTTTCAGAAGTCTCCCAGTACCAAAAGCACTTGGAGGCTCAGTGGTGCTTCCAGCAACACCTGCCTAACTCTGGCTGACTTCAGAGACAGCCAGCACCTCATCACCTCAAAATCCCTGTGGGTGCCTTCCCACCAATATAACACCACAAAAAAATGCTGGTCCTAAAGTCCCAGAGCTGCATGCACTCTTGTACGACCAGGTCCTGTGCTCCTTTTGCAGGCCATGTGAGTGGATGCCCCTTTCGAAGTATTTCAGGCTACTGCTCTGGTCTGCAGCTTCATTTGTGAGACTGAGAGTGAGAAAACCTCACGGTGTGATCGTGGCATGCAGCCAGCTGCCCAGTGCCATGAAACCTGCTCTGAAGGAAGTCCAAAATCAGCCGCTGGCTCTGGAGAGCTGGCAGCAAACAGTCCTGGGGAGGCTGGAGCAACATgaagaggagagaagggaggtggaTGCCCACCTTGGTTCCCTGGGACTGGGTGATGGAGGGGCTGAGCACCACAGATCTGCCTGGGAAACCTCTGGGAATGTTACCAGGCTTTAAGGAGGGTTTGTGACCGAGGTTACAATCAGCAGTCTGTGTGCAGTCTAACAAGACCTGCTTTCATGTTTGCCACGTGCCAGCTGTGCTCGGCCACCGCTCACTGGTGGTGGCACTTCCCCTCTGAAGAGGTCAGGGCTGTGCTCCCAGAGCCGCCCCCGGAGCTTCACTGCTTCCAGCAGAGACCTAAACATCTCACCAGCTTCCTGGGTCCCCCTCTGCTCTGACCCTAAGTGACCACATCACTCAGACTGCCgatctcccctctcccagctgcgTGCTCTGACCACCTGCAGCTCTTGCTGCCCACTGGGATGCCAGGCTCTGCCCCTTGGCTGTGTGCTGGCTTGCTTGGGACAAGGGCTGCCCTGATCTTGCAGCTGGGAGATCTCCAGAATTGAGATGGGGGAGGGTGAAAGCCCTCCCCCTTGGAGAGAGTTGAGCCTGTTTCCCAGGCAAATGTTCAAACCATCAGGCTGCAAGGCATGGAGGTGGCCTCCACCACAGTGGACCCAGCCCTTGCACCCAGGATCTGCCAGACCCCGAAGCCCTGCTCAGACAGCCGAGATCTCCCCCAGCTCTGGAGTCTCCTGCCACAGCTCCATGCTTGAGCACTCAGCACCCTGCGCGCTGCAAATGTCAGTGCAGGCACTGCCCATGCCAACTCAGCGCTGCGTGCTGGGTGGCAGATGGGCTCTTCACCACCATGCTGAGCGTCCTGCTGCCCGAGTTCCCCCCGCCGTTTGCACCCACTGCAGCCTTCCCACACAGGACAGGCTCAATATGGCCATTTCAGACGTGAGATGGACCCACAGGCACATCCTCGAAGGTTATATCTGGCATGTAGTGTGGGCAGCTCCTGTGTCTAGGTCACTGCCCCAGCTGCATCAAAGCTCTGCAAGGAGGGAAGCCCTGAATGCACAAGAGCTTTCGCTATCCTCCCTGTGCAAATGTCCTgcacacaggaagaaaaactgcagatGCACGGGATGGATAAGAGTGCCCATGAGCTCTGATCAGGCCCCACATGGCCCTGCTCAGTCACCCAGCTTAGTATGGACCAAGTGAGGGGTATACATGGGCAAACTCCCTTTGAAACACAAGATCTGAGTGTAAGGATGCATGTATGGACACTCCCAGTTACTCTGCAGAAAATCTGGTCTTAAGCAACTTGTCCAAAACCACGCAGGACCTGTGCCAGGACCACATGACCACCTGTCCCTTCCCCTTCTGTACCTCCTGCCTGATCCAGCCCCAGCCGGGTGCAGGGCACTGCTCTTACACCAGTTTATCTGTGAAGGATGCAAACAATCCCTAATGTAGCAGAGACTGCCCTGGCACGACACTGTCAACAGCACCGCCTCTGAAATACCTGCTGTCTGCTGCAACCCAGGGCATCCCGAAAACTATTTATATCCATCCTCTGCTATGTGTGTGGTGGCACAGTTTCAAGAAGGCCAGAAGCGAGGCTTGCCCACCTCGCAAACTGATTTCAGCGCTTGCGTGATGGTTGTGCTGAGACTCCTTGGACTTGGATACCGCTACCCTGCACTCAGTGTTATGCCAGTGAGCAGCGTGCAGGCAGTCCAGGCAGcgaggacaaggaggggacagccctggggctgcagtGACCTTTTAATGTCACAAGCAGGGCTGGGAATAGCACCCTGGGCTAGATCCAATAAAGGACTTATGAACCTAAACACCATTGCAAACCACAACCCGTTCAGTCACCAGTTaacaccagcagctcctgccccacCAGCTGCCCCCGTGGCTGGCAGCTGAGGTTCCCAGTTTTTTCAGGGCTGCAGGAAAGCTGCCCAGAAACACTCCAGTGCCTCCCAGACACTGCTTCTGGCTCTAGAGGCTGCCCTAGCATGGTGATGGGatccagggatggggaaagggaaagcacaaggaaatctttttttcttttttttttagattgtaaTATTCTGGTGGTTTGAACTCTGTTTTGAAATCAGAGACCCATGTTCAACTCCCTCTTCGATGCAGCAGTGCCAGCATCACATTTTCCACCTCCCGAAAGactctttcctcccctcctgcctctccttcaGGCAATGGGTTGCACTGGACAGAAGCTCCTCCTGCCTCCTGTCAAAGCCGTGCCTCTGTGCCCTAGGGCAGAGGGAATGCATGCAAGGAAAGGCTCACTCTGTGGTCAGGGCATTCACCTGGGAAGTAGGACCAGGACCCCCAGCCTCACTGAACTCCCTAACCAGGTGGTCCTCACTCTCCACCCCAATGATCCTTGGCCCCACGGCTGCATGTAGGCACAGACAGGAGAGCTGGCCACCACAAAGCACCAGACTTGTCCAGGGCTGGGttggaaagcagggggaagaaggATGGTGGCTagtccctgcagcctgggagagggTTGTGCAACACAGTTCAGCCCGTCCCGTGCGTGTCACAAGAGGAGCAGCTGTACCAAGAAACTTGTGGATCTTGTTTAGGTTGTTTTGAGCTCTTGTTCTAGAGT
Coding sequences within:
- the LOC128155009 gene encoding protocadherin gamma-B6-like isoform X8; protein product: MPRAGKAGRSLGLPRVFSFCLFLHSSSAQIRYSIPEELTRGAFVGNIAKDLGTDVAKLAAANLQQAQPNTDWRFSQTQRPGTSGSQNGEEGGAWPNNQFDTEMLQAMILASANEAADGNSTLGGGTGTMGLSARYGPQFTLQHVPDYRQNVYIPGSTATLTNAAGKRDAKSAGSSGGNKKKSGKKEKK
- the LOC128155009 gene encoding protocadherin gamma-B4-like isoform X9 — encoded protein: MNGVAVRSRGVTTGQQAQPNTDWRFSQTQRPGTSGSQNGEEGGAWPNNQFDTEMLQAMILASANEAADGNSTLGGGTGTMGLSARYGPQFTLQHVPDYRQNVYIPGSTATLTNAAGKRDAKSAGSSGGNKKKSGKKEKK
- the LOC128155009 gene encoding protocadherin gamma-A4-like isoform X10; this encodes MQAQPNTDWRFSQTQRPGTSGSQNGEEGGAWPNNQFDTEMLQAMILASANEAADGNSTLGGGTGTMGLSARYGPQFTLQHVPDYRQNVYIPGSTATLTNAAGKRDAKSAGSSGGNKKKSGKKEKK